A genome region from Perca fluviatilis chromosome 20, GENO_Pfluv_1.0, whole genome shotgun sequence includes the following:
- the impg1b gene encoding interphotoreceptor matrix proteoglycan 1 isoform X5 — protein MLLKSGLFFTFCLFTLQASRIKDLHDHGFSGLRDVKYRHFLEASRPIRHTTNVRAEQDGHRTKRSALLTTGVKVCPQETMKTVISSHRAYYKLRVCQEAIWEAFRIFLDRVPNSEEYRAWLHTCQHENLCMDDLAQNFSSSQEHLDLVAIRVAEQAEIEGVITGTTESGRDCTWTPAPFLLPTEADVIPEDPNMIKENYEEYIVEFRVTIVDPAYNKLLSNPGAAQYHEITRELTNKMIRVFEKVPGFKEIRVLGFRSEDVSVRYAVVFNGETELNDEPEGLEEPETDEDVNAPKLKHIIVKAFKQEPSLDIQTLSFEAVTTVYSVAELGLNPVKGVVSEYDTAQAPTADNTFLPTVAVIENSLEASAIKPETHTVVPFIPTIFPESTPAVIDETPLTSSAEEESTVDSAEEHGDIITSGTHLETITEQGEEAEPEVEEIPPTEPDDGGEADPEEQVTDEPEPAGGVTEEHPEQQNEDLPLATPDSQPEEVNTDTPVEVNLDLPESTEVTETSVIEATVTVATPSPHEDVIQGIEPEKDVESLASPAESSEAPEDRDDSSGGHSGATSVSTDLPPENSNIQEDGGSSQNGTEADVNEPLEEESGSGFPSESDEGPYESTAAPTMRQASTPLMTAVDKGKELVVFFSLRVTNMMFSDDLFNKSSPEYKSLENTFLELLLPYLQSNLTGFKQLEILNFRNGSVVVNSKMKLDKPVPYNLTEAVHCVLEDFCSAASKRLDIEIDSRSLEVEPADQADPCKFLACNEFSRCAVNSWTAEAECLCDPGYSIVDGLPCQSTCALQPDYCLNEGLCEIIPGHGATCRCPVGKYWHYHGERCNELVTMPLDPTLIMTCLVGSLCFVCAVIGILLFINKKCIRIHKAVALVHTLAPYAFENTLRVNPVFENDDGVLSQVSTLPCPSSSASSQSQQSEQEHFASIENIHLSIEIPRQLYTTRSEKLVSEMVDFHHCIPHNELYDVCKGKTPVRDVALAYFSLTNQIIVEFMSV, from the exons ATGCTTTTGAAGTCAGGACTATtcttcactttctgtctgtttacCCTCCAAGCAAGTCGAATCAAAG ACCTTCATGACCACGGTTTTTCTGGACTCAGAGATGTGAAGTACAGACACTTTCTAGAAGCCTCCAGACCTATCAGACACACCACAAATGTCAGAGCAGAGCAGGACGGCCATCGGACGAAGAGGTCAGCGCTGCTCACCACGGGGGTCAAGGTGTGTCCCCAGGAGACGATGAAAACAGTCATCAGCAGCCATCGGGCCTATTACAAGCTCAGAG TTTGTCAGGAAGCAATTTGGGAAGCGTTTCGGATCTTCTTGGACAGAGTCCCAAACTCAGAGGAGTACAGAGCCTGGCTTCACACCTGCCAGCATGAAAACCTCTGCATGGACGACCTGGCCCAGAACTTCAGCAGCTCTCAGGAGCATCTGGACCTGGTGGCCATA agaGTAGCCGAGCAAGCTGAAATTGAAGG agttATCACTGGAACCACAGAGTCAGGAAGGGATT GCACATGGACACCGGCACCTTTTCTGCTACCAACTGAGGCTGATGTG ATCCCAGAAGACCCCAACATGATCAAAGAGAACTATGAGGAGTATATTGTTGAGTTTAGAGTCACCATCGTGGACCCGGCATACAATAAGCTGCTCAGTAACCCAGGGGCCGCACAGTACCATGAGATCACACGAGAGCTCACAAACAAG atGATTCGTGTGTTTGAAAAAGTTCCAGGATTCAAAGAGATTCGTGTTCTAGGATTTCG CTCAGAGGATGTGTCTGTGCGTTATGCCGTGGTCTTTAATGGAGAAACAGAGCTCAACGATGAACCTGAGGGTCTTGAGGAGCCTGAAACAGACGAGGATGTGAATGCTCCTAAACTGAAGCACATCATTGTAAAGGCCTTCAAACAGGAACCGTCACTGGACATACAGACACTCAGCTTTGAGGCTG TAACCACAGTTTATTCAGTTGCGGAGCTCGGCCTGAACCCTGTTAAGGGCGTTGTATCTGAGTACGACACCGCACAGGCGCCGACAGCGGACAATACTTTCCTCCCTACTGTGGCAGTGATAGAAAACTCTTTGGAAGCTTCTGCAATCAAACCAGAAACACACACCGTTGTGCCTTTCATCCCAACCATCTTCCCAGAAAGCACTCCTGCCGTCATCGATGAGACTCCGTTAACGTCATCAGCAGAGGAGGAATCCACAGTAGATTCTGCTGAGGAGCACGGTGACATTATAACATCAGGCACACATCTGGAAACTATCACAGAGCAAGGAGAGGAAGCAGAGCCAGAGGTGGAGGAGATACCACCAACTGAGCCTGATGACGGAGGTGAGGCTGACCCTGAAGAACAGGTGACAGACG aaCCTGAACCAGCTGGTGGGGTCACAGAGGAACACCCAGAGCAACAGAATGAGGACCTTCCCTTAGCAACTCCAGACTCCCAACCAGAAGAAGTAAATACTGATACACCTGTGGAGGTTAACCTGGACCTGCCAGAGTCTACAGAGGTCACAGAGACATCTGTCATAGAAGCAACAGTCACAGTCGCTACACCATCACCTCATGAGGATGTCATCCAAGGCATTGAACCAGAAAAAGACGTGGAGTCTTTGGCATCCCCTGCAGAGAGCAGCGAAGCCCCTGAGGACAGAGATGATTCTAGTGGAGGGCACAGTGGAGCGACCTCGGTCTCAACAGACCTGCCTCCTGAGAACTCAAACATTCAAGAGGATGGAGGGTCAAGTCAGAATGGGACCGAGGCGGATGTGAACGAACCTCTGGAAGAAGAGAGCGGTAGTGGATTCCCCTCAGAGTCTGACGAAGGCCCGTACGAATCCACGGCTGCACCGACCATGAGACAAGCCAGCACCCCTCTGATGACCGCAGTGGATAAGGGCAAAGAGTTAGTGGTTTTCTTTAGCTTGAGGGTCACTAACATGATGTTTTCTGATGACCTGTTCAACAAGAGCTCCCCAGAGTATAAGTCACTGGAGAATACCTTCCTTGAGCTG CTTCTGCCATATCTACAGTCCAATTTGACTGGATTTAAGCAGCTGGAAATTCTCAACTTCAGGAACGGAAGCGTTGTGGTAAACAGCAAGATGAAACTGGACAAACCGGTACCTTATAATCTCACGGAAGCGGTTCACTGTGTGCTCGAAGACTTCTGCAGCGCGGCATCTAAACGGCTTGACATCGAGATTGACAGTCGCTCCCTGGAAGTTGAACCAG CTGACCAAGCAGACCCCTGTAAGTTCCTGGCCTGCAACGAGTTTTCACGCTGCGCGGTAAACAGTTGGACCGCAGAGGCGGAGTGTCTGTGCGATCCGGGCTACAGCATCGTGGACGGTCTGCCGTGTCAGAGCACCTGCGCTTTGCAGCCAGACTACTGCCTGAATGAAGGCCTTTGTGAAATAATCCCAGGGCATGGAGCCACCTGCAG ATGCCCTGTAGGCAAATACTGGCACTACCACGGAGAGCGCTGCAACGAGCTGGTGACGATGCCATTAGATCCTACGCTAATTATGACCTGCCTCGTGGGAAGTCTCTGCTTTGTTTGTGCCGTCATTggcattttgttatttattaacaaGAAATGTATAAGGATCCATAAGGCTGTAGCTTTGGT GCACACCCTTGCTCCCTATGCCTTTGAGAATACTTTGAGGGTGAACCCCGTATTTGAGAATGATGATGGTGTCTTAAGTCAAGTGTCCACATTGCCATGTCCTTCAAGTTCTGCTTCTTCCCAATCCCAACAGTCTGAGCAAGAACATTTTGCCTCAATTGAAAACATACATCTGAGTATTGAG ATCCCCAGACAACTCTACACAACAAGATCAGAAAAGTTAGTCTCAGAAATGGTGGACTTCCATCACTGTATACCACACAATGAG CTCTATGATGTGTGCAAAGGTAAAACACCTGTGCGTGATGTAGCCCTTGCTTATTTTTCACTTACAAACCAAATCATTGTTGAATTTATGAGCGTTTAA
- the impg1b gene encoding interphotoreceptor matrix proteoglycan 1 isoform X6 gives MLLKSGLFFTFCLFTLQASRIKDLHDHGFSGLRDVKYRHFLEASRPIRHTTNVRAEQDGHRTKRSALLTTGVKVCPQETMKTVISSHRAYYKLRVCQEAIWEAFRIFLDRVPNSEEYRAWLHTCQHENLCMDDLAQNFSSSQEHLDLVAIRVAEQAEIEGVITGTTESGRDCTWTPAPFLLPTEADVIPEDPNMIKENYEEYIVEFRVTIVDPAYNKLLSNPGAAQYHEITRELTNKMIRVFEKVPGFKEIRVLGFRSEDVSVRYAVVFNGETELNDEPEGLEEPETDEDVNAPKLKHIIVKAFKQEPSLDIQTLSFEAVTTVYSVAELGLNPVKGVVSEYDTAQAPTADNTFLPTVAVIENSLEASAIKPETHTVVPFIPTIFPESTPAVIDETPLTSSAEEESTVDSAEEHGDIITSGTHLETITEQGEEAEPEVEEIPPTEPDDGGEADPEEQVTDEPEPAGGVTEEHPEQQNEDLPLATPDSQPEEVNTDTPVEVNLDLPESTEVTETSVIEATVTVATPSPHEDVIQGIEPEKDVESLASPAESSEAPEDRDDSSGGHSGATSVSTDLPPENSNIQEDGGSSQNGTEADVNEPLEEESGSGFPSESDEGPYESTAAPTMRQASTPLMTAVDKGKELVVFFSLRVTNMMFSDDLFNKSSPEYKSLENTFLELTQQSGSRNSPNPGASSKSGPGRKTTLASIPLLPYLQSNLTGFKQLEILNFRNGSVVVNSKMKLDKPVPYNLTEAVHCVLEDFCSAASKRLDIEIDSRSLEVEPADQADPCKFLACNEFSRCAVNSWTAEAECLCDPGYSIVDGLPCQSTCALQPDYCLNEGLCEIIPGHGATCRCPVGKYWHYHGERCNELVTMPLDPTLIMTCLVGSLCFVCAVIGILLFINKKCIRIHKAVALVSPDNSTQQDQKS, from the exons ATGCTTTTGAAGTCAGGACTATtcttcactttctgtctgtttacCCTCCAAGCAAGTCGAATCAAAG ACCTTCATGACCACGGTTTTTCTGGACTCAGAGATGTGAAGTACAGACACTTTCTAGAAGCCTCCAGACCTATCAGACACACCACAAATGTCAGAGCAGAGCAGGACGGCCATCGGACGAAGAGGTCAGCGCTGCTCACCACGGGGGTCAAGGTGTGTCCCCAGGAGACGATGAAAACAGTCATCAGCAGCCATCGGGCCTATTACAAGCTCAGAG TTTGTCAGGAAGCAATTTGGGAAGCGTTTCGGATCTTCTTGGACAGAGTCCCAAACTCAGAGGAGTACAGAGCCTGGCTTCACACCTGCCAGCATGAAAACCTCTGCATGGACGACCTGGCCCAGAACTTCAGCAGCTCTCAGGAGCATCTGGACCTGGTGGCCATA agaGTAGCCGAGCAAGCTGAAATTGAAGG agttATCACTGGAACCACAGAGTCAGGAAGGGATT GCACATGGACACCGGCACCTTTTCTGCTACCAACTGAGGCTGATGTG ATCCCAGAAGACCCCAACATGATCAAAGAGAACTATGAGGAGTATATTGTTGAGTTTAGAGTCACCATCGTGGACCCGGCATACAATAAGCTGCTCAGTAACCCAGGGGCCGCACAGTACCATGAGATCACACGAGAGCTCACAAACAAG atGATTCGTGTGTTTGAAAAAGTTCCAGGATTCAAAGAGATTCGTGTTCTAGGATTTCG CTCAGAGGATGTGTCTGTGCGTTATGCCGTGGTCTTTAATGGAGAAACAGAGCTCAACGATGAACCTGAGGGTCTTGAGGAGCCTGAAACAGACGAGGATGTGAATGCTCCTAAACTGAAGCACATCATTGTAAAGGCCTTCAAACAGGAACCGTCACTGGACATACAGACACTCAGCTTTGAGGCTG TAACCACAGTTTATTCAGTTGCGGAGCTCGGCCTGAACCCTGTTAAGGGCGTTGTATCTGAGTACGACACCGCACAGGCGCCGACAGCGGACAATACTTTCCTCCCTACTGTGGCAGTGATAGAAAACTCTTTGGAAGCTTCTGCAATCAAACCAGAAACACACACCGTTGTGCCTTTCATCCCAACCATCTTCCCAGAAAGCACTCCTGCCGTCATCGATGAGACTCCGTTAACGTCATCAGCAGAGGAGGAATCCACAGTAGATTCTGCTGAGGAGCACGGTGACATTATAACATCAGGCACACATCTGGAAACTATCACAGAGCAAGGAGAGGAAGCAGAGCCAGAGGTGGAGGAGATACCACCAACTGAGCCTGATGACGGAGGTGAGGCTGACCCTGAAGAACAGGTGACAGACG aaCCTGAACCAGCTGGTGGGGTCACAGAGGAACACCCAGAGCAACAGAATGAGGACCTTCCCTTAGCAACTCCAGACTCCCAACCAGAAGAAGTAAATACTGATACACCTGTGGAGGTTAACCTGGACCTGCCAGAGTCTACAGAGGTCACAGAGACATCTGTCATAGAAGCAACAGTCACAGTCGCTACACCATCACCTCATGAGGATGTCATCCAAGGCATTGAACCAGAAAAAGACGTGGAGTCTTTGGCATCCCCTGCAGAGAGCAGCGAAGCCCCTGAGGACAGAGATGATTCTAGTGGAGGGCACAGTGGAGCGACCTCGGTCTCAACAGACCTGCCTCCTGAGAACTCAAACATTCAAGAGGATGGAGGGTCAAGTCAGAATGGGACCGAGGCGGATGTGAACGAACCTCTGGAAGAAGAGAGCGGTAGTGGATTCCCCTCAGAGTCTGACGAAGGCCCGTACGAATCCACGGCTGCACCGACCATGAGACAAGCCAGCACCCCTCTGATGACCGCAGTGGATAAGGGCAAAGAGTTAGTGGTTTTCTTTAGCTTGAGGGTCACTAACATGATGTTTTCTGATGACCTGTTCAACAAGAGCTCCCCAGAGTATAAGTCACTGGAGAATACCTTCCTTGAGCTG ACACAGCAGTCTGGGTCCAGAAACTCGCCAAATCCTGGAGCTTCCAGTAAATCTGGGCCTGGGAGAAAGACGACTTTAGCCTCAATAccg CTTCTGCCATATCTACAGTCCAATTTGACTGGATTTAAGCAGCTGGAAATTCTCAACTTCAGGAACGGAAGCGTTGTGGTAAACAGCAAGATGAAACTGGACAAACCGGTACCTTATAATCTCACGGAAGCGGTTCACTGTGTGCTCGAAGACTTCTGCAGCGCGGCATCTAAACGGCTTGACATCGAGATTGACAGTCGCTCCCTGGAAGTTGAACCAG CTGACCAAGCAGACCCCTGTAAGTTCCTGGCCTGCAACGAGTTTTCACGCTGCGCGGTAAACAGTTGGACCGCAGAGGCGGAGTGTCTGTGCGATCCGGGCTACAGCATCGTGGACGGTCTGCCGTGTCAGAGCACCTGCGCTTTGCAGCCAGACTACTGCCTGAATGAAGGCCTTTGTGAAATAATCCCAGGGCATGGAGCCACCTGCAG ATGCCCTGTAGGCAAATACTGGCACTACCACGGAGAGCGCTGCAACGAGCTGGTGACGATGCCATTAGATCCTACGCTAATTATGACCTGCCTCGTGGGAAGTCTCTGCTTTGTTTGTGCCGTCATTggcattttgttatttattaacaaGAAATGTATAAGGATCCATAAGGCTGTAGCTTTGGT ATCCCCAGACAACTCTACACAACAAGATCAGAAAAGTTAG
- the impg1b gene encoding interphotoreceptor matrix proteoglycan 1 isoform X2: protein MLLKSGLFFTFCLFTLQASRIKDLHDHGFSGLRDVKYRHFLEASRPIRHTTNVRAEQDGHRTKRSALLTTGVKVCPQETMKTVISSHRAYYKLRVCQEAIWEAFRIFLDRVPNSEEYRAWLHTCQHENLCMDDLAQNFSSSQEHLDLVAIRVAEQAEIEGVITGTTESGRDCTWTPAPFLLPTEADVIPEDPNMIKENYEEYIVEFRVTIVDPAYNKLLSNPGAAQYHEITRELTNKMIRVFEKVPGFKEIRVLGFRSEDVSVRYAVVFNGETELNDEPEGLEEPETDEDVNAPKLKHIIVKAFKQEPSLDIQTLSFEAVTTVYSVAELGLNPVKGVVSEYDTAQAPTADNTFLPTVAVIENSLEASAIKPETHTVVPFIPTIFPESTPAVIDETPLTSSAEEESTVDSAEEHGDIITSGTHLETITEQGEEAEPEVEEIPPTEPDDGGEADPEEQVTDEPEPAGGVTEEHPEQQNEDLPLATPDSQPEEVNTDTPVEVNLDLPESTEVTETSVIEATVTVATPSPHEDVIQGIEPEKDVESLASPAESSEAPEDRDDSSGGHSGATSVSTDLPPENSNIQEDGGSSQNGTEADVNEPLEEESGSGFPSESDEGPYESTAAPTMRQASTPLMTAVDKGKELVVFFSLRVTNMMFSDDLFNKSSPEYKSLENTFLELTQQSGSRNSPNPGASSKSGPGRKTTLASIPLLPYLQSNLTGFKQLEILNFRNGSVVVNSKMKLDKPVPYNLTEAVHCVLEDFCSAASKRLDIEIDSRSLEVEPADQADPCKFLACNEFSRCAVNSWTAEAECLCDPGYSIVDGLPCQSTCALQPDYCLNEGLCEIIPGHGATCRCPVGKYWHYHGERCNELVTMPLDPTLIMTCLVGSLCFVCAVIGILLFINKKCIRIHKAVALVHTLAPYAFENTLRVNPVFENDDGVLSQVSTLPCPSSSASSQSQQSEQEHFASIENIHLSIEIPRQLYTTRSEKLVSEMVDFHHCIPHNETWRPPNEYRTCCLVRASDNECFEVTVL from the exons ATGCTTTTGAAGTCAGGACTATtcttcactttctgtctgtttacCCTCCAAGCAAGTCGAATCAAAG ACCTTCATGACCACGGTTTTTCTGGACTCAGAGATGTGAAGTACAGACACTTTCTAGAAGCCTCCAGACCTATCAGACACACCACAAATGTCAGAGCAGAGCAGGACGGCCATCGGACGAAGAGGTCAGCGCTGCTCACCACGGGGGTCAAGGTGTGTCCCCAGGAGACGATGAAAACAGTCATCAGCAGCCATCGGGCCTATTACAAGCTCAGAG TTTGTCAGGAAGCAATTTGGGAAGCGTTTCGGATCTTCTTGGACAGAGTCCCAAACTCAGAGGAGTACAGAGCCTGGCTTCACACCTGCCAGCATGAAAACCTCTGCATGGACGACCTGGCCCAGAACTTCAGCAGCTCTCAGGAGCATCTGGACCTGGTGGCCATA agaGTAGCCGAGCAAGCTGAAATTGAAGG agttATCACTGGAACCACAGAGTCAGGAAGGGATT GCACATGGACACCGGCACCTTTTCTGCTACCAACTGAGGCTGATGTG ATCCCAGAAGACCCCAACATGATCAAAGAGAACTATGAGGAGTATATTGTTGAGTTTAGAGTCACCATCGTGGACCCGGCATACAATAAGCTGCTCAGTAACCCAGGGGCCGCACAGTACCATGAGATCACACGAGAGCTCACAAACAAG atGATTCGTGTGTTTGAAAAAGTTCCAGGATTCAAAGAGATTCGTGTTCTAGGATTTCG CTCAGAGGATGTGTCTGTGCGTTATGCCGTGGTCTTTAATGGAGAAACAGAGCTCAACGATGAACCTGAGGGTCTTGAGGAGCCTGAAACAGACGAGGATGTGAATGCTCCTAAACTGAAGCACATCATTGTAAAGGCCTTCAAACAGGAACCGTCACTGGACATACAGACACTCAGCTTTGAGGCTG TAACCACAGTTTATTCAGTTGCGGAGCTCGGCCTGAACCCTGTTAAGGGCGTTGTATCTGAGTACGACACCGCACAGGCGCCGACAGCGGACAATACTTTCCTCCCTACTGTGGCAGTGATAGAAAACTCTTTGGAAGCTTCTGCAATCAAACCAGAAACACACACCGTTGTGCCTTTCATCCCAACCATCTTCCCAGAAAGCACTCCTGCCGTCATCGATGAGACTCCGTTAACGTCATCAGCAGAGGAGGAATCCACAGTAGATTCTGCTGAGGAGCACGGTGACATTATAACATCAGGCACACATCTGGAAACTATCACAGAGCAAGGAGAGGAAGCAGAGCCAGAGGTGGAGGAGATACCACCAACTGAGCCTGATGACGGAGGTGAGGCTGACCCTGAAGAACAGGTGACAGACG aaCCTGAACCAGCTGGTGGGGTCACAGAGGAACACCCAGAGCAACAGAATGAGGACCTTCCCTTAGCAACTCCAGACTCCCAACCAGAAGAAGTAAATACTGATACACCTGTGGAGGTTAACCTGGACCTGCCAGAGTCTACAGAGGTCACAGAGACATCTGTCATAGAAGCAACAGTCACAGTCGCTACACCATCACCTCATGAGGATGTCATCCAAGGCATTGAACCAGAAAAAGACGTGGAGTCTTTGGCATCCCCTGCAGAGAGCAGCGAAGCCCCTGAGGACAGAGATGATTCTAGTGGAGGGCACAGTGGAGCGACCTCGGTCTCAACAGACCTGCCTCCTGAGAACTCAAACATTCAAGAGGATGGAGGGTCAAGTCAGAATGGGACCGAGGCGGATGTGAACGAACCTCTGGAAGAAGAGAGCGGTAGTGGATTCCCCTCAGAGTCTGACGAAGGCCCGTACGAATCCACGGCTGCACCGACCATGAGACAAGCCAGCACCCCTCTGATGACCGCAGTGGATAAGGGCAAAGAGTTAGTGGTTTTCTTTAGCTTGAGGGTCACTAACATGATGTTTTCTGATGACCTGTTCAACAAGAGCTCCCCAGAGTATAAGTCACTGGAGAATACCTTCCTTGAGCTG ACACAGCAGTCTGGGTCCAGAAACTCGCCAAATCCTGGAGCTTCCAGTAAATCTGGGCCTGGGAGAAAGACGACTTTAGCCTCAATAccg CTTCTGCCATATCTACAGTCCAATTTGACTGGATTTAAGCAGCTGGAAATTCTCAACTTCAGGAACGGAAGCGTTGTGGTAAACAGCAAGATGAAACTGGACAAACCGGTACCTTATAATCTCACGGAAGCGGTTCACTGTGTGCTCGAAGACTTCTGCAGCGCGGCATCTAAACGGCTTGACATCGAGATTGACAGTCGCTCCCTGGAAGTTGAACCAG CTGACCAAGCAGACCCCTGTAAGTTCCTGGCCTGCAACGAGTTTTCACGCTGCGCGGTAAACAGTTGGACCGCAGAGGCGGAGTGTCTGTGCGATCCGGGCTACAGCATCGTGGACGGTCTGCCGTGTCAGAGCACCTGCGCTTTGCAGCCAGACTACTGCCTGAATGAAGGCCTTTGTGAAATAATCCCAGGGCATGGAGCCACCTGCAG ATGCCCTGTAGGCAAATACTGGCACTACCACGGAGAGCGCTGCAACGAGCTGGTGACGATGCCATTAGATCCTACGCTAATTATGACCTGCCTCGTGGGAAGTCTCTGCTTTGTTTGTGCCGTCATTggcattttgttatttattaacaaGAAATGTATAAGGATCCATAAGGCTGTAGCTTTGGT GCACACCCTTGCTCCCTATGCCTTTGAGAATACTTTGAGGGTGAACCCCGTATTTGAGAATGATGATGGTGTCTTAAGTCAAGTGTCCACATTGCCATGTCCTTCAAGTTCTGCTTCTTCCCAATCCCAACAGTCTGAGCAAGAACATTTTGCCTCAATTGAAAACATACATCTGAGTATTGAG ATCCCCAGACAACTCTACACAACAAGATCAGAAAAGTTAGTCTCAGAAATGGTGGACTTCCATCACTGTATACCACACAATGAG ACGTGGCGACCGCCAAATGAATACAGAACGTGCTGTCTGGTAAGGGCATCAGATAACGAATGTTTTGAAGTAACAGTTCTTTGA